The Parus major isolate Abel chromosome 8, Parus_major1.1, whole genome shotgun sequence nucleotide sequence AAACTTTCCTTATAATcttggtttaaatattttaaagtacagGTAGAGAGGACAGTCAAAATTTGGTGAAGTTTTCCAGAAGTGAATTTCCTGCTTCAGTGATCTGACAGATCCTTCTTAAATTCCAAGAAGACTTAAGTGCCATAGTAAAAACCAGGCTTGTTAATACCTCATACAGAACACCCCAAAATGAGTTAACACTTTTTAATACAGAAACTTCagatcaaattattttccattagaTGAATTTTGTACATTATTGACTTCTTAATGGAAGAGAGATCTGACAAGGAGTTTaggaaagcttttaaaaatggaaagaatgaTGGAGCAGGTAGGATTTAGAAGCAGACTGTTCCTGGGAGAAGCTTTGTCATTCTCTCCCGACCCTttaggagctgctgccctggagcagggcacGGTTAGGAGGATTCCAGGAGgtgcttttctccttcccagtcCCATGGTTTATCCATAGTCCAGTCCCACTGGGCAGTCAGGAGTGGCCTTTCTGCATGGCCAGCATCCAGACAGGGACACACTGCTCAGGGAagccctcctgcctctcctcctgcaggatGGTGAGTCCGCTCATTTCGATGAGGCTGTGCAGGATGTTCAGGTCTCGGATCACGCTGCTGTCCAGGCAATCCAAGGTGCAGCCCTCCCTGGCCACATTGTCCTTCAGGATGATGACACCGTTGTCCTTCAAGCCATCCTGGCAGCGGATGAGAAACTCCAGGAGATCTTTGTCTGTCAGATATCCTACAGGTGAGAAAAACTATTAACCATTCAGACATGCTGGAATTTGATCTGAGTCTCCATGGCCTGTTTAttgcagaaaattattattcaaGTCCTGCCAGATTTAACTATGAAATCTTGGGCAAATCAATGAGATCAACGAGGATAAATTCCAATCAGTATTTTAGGATCCATACTGGTAGCAGCAACAGATGTGGACAGAAGCCACTGAGGAGAGTGGAGAAAATAGTGGGTGCTGAAGGGTTCTTTAATCTGTTGGTTTAAGTTATAATAAGAATCAGTGGCAGGAAGCTGGAGCCAAACAAATTCATATAGGGAATAAGTGACAACTGTTTAACAGTGTGAGCAATTACCCATTGGAAACTACCAACAGAAGTGGGGTTTACCACCTCTTGAAGTCCTCAAACCAAGTGTGGTTGAATCTTTCAAGATATGTTTTAATTGAACACAAACTGCTGGTTTAGCACAAGGGTAAAGGAATGAATAGAACAGCTTGGGATATAGACTAGGTCAAACTAGATAATCCCAGTCCCCTCTGGCTTTTACTGCtaaaaatttctgtaattttgtgtAGCACTATATGCCCATCAGAGGAGTTCTGGATCAAAGATCCAGCAAAGAATGGACCTTCCACAATGCTAATTAAACCCCTCATCTTGCACCATACCCCATGGGATTTTTGCAGATAggtatatattttaaaacagtgcttttcttttcaatatgTTGTTGAGAGTCTGTTTTTATCCTTCTCAAAGATCAGGAGTTCTGTTGAGAAGAGTGGTGTAGAGCTCAGAGAAGAGCAAAATGAGCACTCTGATGTGTGAAATATCTAACATGAATAAACAAGGAAGGTGAAtcaaaaacttggaaaaaataattacctgtATTTTCTAGTTaaactatttaattttcctttataaatgGAAGTTGTCATTTCAAAACCACATTTCGACAAAGCATGTCAAGTTTCTTTAACCACtcctaacaaacaaaaaaaaagtagaaagaaaaaaaccccaaaacctaaAGCTGAATACCTTTCAAGTTGAAGGAAAATTGtaatttctataatttctaGATGGAATATAAGTTTgcacttttacttttttcacaAAATGACTGCCAGGGTTTACATGCTTATGCATGCATAAGACAAATCAAGATTTCATTGGCAGGATTGATCAAAGCTTCTGAACACCTAATCTGGAATTTATTTGTCTCTTCACTTGGCTTTTAGTGTAGTTCCCTAAGAAAATGAGATCTTTGAGGTGTTGCTCTCTAGCAGACAGTCCTGCCCTCACTGcatcaaattaatttgttgGCATATTTCAGCCAAATTCAAGATAGGGGTAAAAGTTTGATTAATGATTAAGATGACTCCATATTTCCTTGACACTGATGGAAAAAGAAGATTCAGATCTGTGTCTATATTAAGAATATGATATGCTCCCTTAGTTAGGAGCCACAAATCTGACCAGCACAGCCTCAGATAGGTTGAAGATAATTCCTCCTCATTTTGACTTGGATTTGCTCAAAAGGTGAGACAGGAGCTACATTTACTGCAATGACTcattattaaagaaaagcaaaactacAAGGGAAAATTATCCTGGTCTGAAGCAATTTGTTCAGACCTCCTCTTGGACAATTCCTTCTGTCCTCTGAAACTGTACCATGGACACCTTGGTTCACAGAGTAGGAGAAAACCTTCTCTCCACTGTGcagaattttggtttttattttttggtaagGTACATAGCCCTCATTATCTGATTGCAGGGGTGGCTGCAGATGGAGGAGAAGCAGATGTTTCTTACAGGAGGGGCTACTGTGGGACACAGCTAAGGGAACCCATCTGATAAACATCAGTGCACATAATAAAACCTGATCTGATTTACAGGTATTGGTGATTCCAGTTGGAATTGATTGAAATTTCAATCCACTGAAAAATCCAATGGCTTTTTTCCTGACTGTTTCCTGAAATACCTCCAAGCTTGGATAACCAGCAGATTCAGAAACCACTGTTCACAAGTGTGGTCAGCCCTGTGTACCTCTCTGCACCCCAACTAAGAAAGAGCATTTCTACTCCAGAAAATCCATATATAAGGCCTCCCTCTCAGCTGCACCTTTGCATGCAGGCTGCTCTCCAGGAACTGATACATTTCTCCAATATGTgacctgaaaaaaaccaacttgaTTTGTATCCTCCGTGCATGTGGCTTGAGGGAAGTCTCTCATGATGCTTCAGGAATTAGTCCCAAAGATTTGAGAACCTCCTTTGAGCACAGGCTGCCTGTTCTGTGAGATGTCAGGCTAGGAGGATCACACAGAACTAACCTGAAACCCACTGAATCCAGATGACATCGTATCTTCGCGGGGCCGGCGTGAATTCCTGGAGGCTTTTGCAGTAATACATTTCGACTCTGTCCTCCTTGCCCTGCAGGTAGTTGGGGACCTCAGCCAGGAAATTCTCCATCATATCCACCAGCTCCACACTCTGGAAAACCGGCAGCAGGACGTGCTTGCTGATCCGACCGATCCCAGAGCCACAGTCCAGGGCGCGGCTGGTGCCAGCTTTCCCCACCCCCTGTGGGATAcaccaaaattatttgaaatctgAGAAACACCACCTGAAAAAATCACAGCAACCATGTTACCCACTGTCTGTCCAACCAGCCTGCTGTCTTCTTATCTTTGCAGGGCTGTTTGGAGATGGATAAGAATCAGCAGAGATTTGGGGACTGCTgtctgagctgagctgggctgtcaCATTCCcaagctgctgttgctgctgggaCTTCTCATTGCATTTTCTGCTGTACAGGAAGTTTTTGCTTGGTGTAAGAAGAGACAGAGGCTTTCACAAGCTCCTAAGCTTTCTCAGAAGATCCACTGCTCTTTGTAAAAGTCCTTGCAACTTCAAATGCTCACACCTCACAGGCAACTACGTGGCTAGATAAGCCTCACTGTGTGCCCTGTAAAGGCCGAATAAAAAAGGAGGTGTCCACCAAATACTGCATGCAAGCAGTTTTCAAATTGTGTTTGAACAAAGATCTTGGAGTGGCAGGTAACTTATGACAACTCAAGAAGGTTGGGCTGGAGCATatacagaatttctcttttaggcatggagagaagaaagatgaTTGACTAGATTTTGCTTAACTGTTCCTTTTTTGTTCGTAAATGTCATCTTTGGACAGAGATCAGACATGAAAAAATGTGGCACAAAGCCTGTGACTATGAGAAAGTAATGAAGGACTGTAAAAGAAGCTTTATAATGAAAGCTGTATTTCACCCCTAAAGCTTCCACTGTAGCTATAAAATGGCTCTTAAGagcctgctgctgttctgtaaaacagaaattctgagTCTACACATGCACTGACTGTGGGATAGGAGCTCCCCTGGCCAAAGCTATCTGttaaacaaatatattaaaagcaaatgtaaaCACCTTTTCCCTGTCCTCTGGAACTGAGTGGTGAAGTGAATGCTGTGGGCAAAAGTCCCTGCTGCAACTTCACTGCTCTCAAAGGCAACAAGCCCAGGAAGAGTCTTGCCCTTCTTGCCTATTGGGAGAGCCCCCCTTTGTGATGAACCAAGCATAAATCACGTAACTCACACTTTTTTGGCCAGGCTTCAGTGGGTAATTCAGTAGATTATTAAGGTCAAAGGACAGCACTGTCAATGACATGACTATGAATAGCCCAGGAGAGCATCTGATTACACAGAGTAATTGTAGAAAGAGCACACGGCCCTCAAGGGCTCTCACCAgtctccagggctgctgctcccaatTTGTATGCCCAGGAAGATTAATCTCCTGATGTGTGCACGAGTCCACAGACCTTCAACCCTCTTGGGCTCTGGAGACTACCTGTTTGTAGTTAGCCAGAAAATAGGAGCCATTCCTCATCCACAGGCTGCACGTAGGAGCACGTGGCTTTTACTGAGGACCAGACTAAGAGGCAACAAGGAGttcaggaaaggagaaggaactGTGTCTTGGATCTTTACAAGGTGGATTTCCATGTTGTTGGCTCGCAGATACATACACTCATGAGATTAACTAAAAATCTTTGagaaagctgctgggaaaaCTGGGATGATTTACCAAAACCACCAACAGaattagacaaaaaaaaccaggtaATTCCTTCAACATTTGTGTTTCACAGAACCTGCAGTCACAGTGCCTCACTCAAAACTGGGAATTCATCTCCCATGACACGTCACAGCAAGGACCTCTGATGGCACATCTCTGTGTGAACCATcgagaagaaggaaagggaacagTCATGGGAGATGAAGTTGGATCCCACACTTTGCTGAAAAGGAGTGAGAGCTTTGAGCAGTCAGTTGAGAAGCCCTGTGAAACACCACGGCTTCGTTTGTAATGAAAATGTTGACATAATTCCATGTTCAGctaatatattttcagtttggaaGTGCTCAGGGCTTTGACAGAGtattaacattttctttggaaGGCAAACATTTTCCCAAAAGTCTAATTGAGTTGAAAATCAGactccttatttaaaaaaatagtataagTGAAAACTGTAAGCCAGAACAGGCTTCAAAATTTGAGACTGACTGCTCCTCTGACTACTTGCTTCCCATTACTCAGAATCACTGTCCTTTAGGACACATATACACCCCAAAATTGTTCTCTAAAGCTAAACAGGGCACTCATAAATTTCATTCTGAATAGAAGAGCTGTGGGATATGTTCCTGGTGCTACCTCAGGTCTTGGAAGAGCAAAAAGGCAGTGAAGCTATgtaggacaaaaaaaagaatcagagttcaagaaatagataaaaaatcccagtggttttccttctaaataaataaaagaagagcaCATTTTCAACAACATCTCTTCTACCACCCTGATCAAACTggagaaaaatcagtttcaagAAGTTTTCACTCAGCAAGTCACCAATCACGCCAGGTGAGCTGGGGGCAAGAGAGGGAGAAAGCGTtgagggcagagagggagcCATAAAGTCAATATAATCTCCATCTGTAACATTTTACACACCTACAGCTCACAACCAACGCCGAATTAATgcctcctttgttttctttatttccttttttcactcGCTACCTCCGGATTAGGCGCTTGGAAACACGGTGGCCGTGTGGACATCGAGGCACGAGCAAGCTGCCAAAAAtatgcagggctggagctgtgctgataACCCTGTACCTGAGACAGCCTGGAGCTTgtctgcagagcactgctggctcaggccATGTTGCTCTTGGGTTGAGTTCTGCCCACACACACATAAAACCTCTTAACTCGAGCACAGTGGCACTTTCAACTCCGTTTGACTCGCCCGCGAAGGAGTCGGGAGAAAATATAAGTGAAGCCCTCAGTCCCTTTCTGTAATTCCTTCCATGTGCCCAGGCAAGATAAATTCTCCAATGGTAAAGAAATCTGTAGCTCAATTTACAGTGGGGCTGAGGATCATGCTAAGAAATGCCATAGCTGAAGGTATGCAACATCAGTCATGGAAGGGAAATGTCACTGTGTGGCATTTCCACGCCAGCCAAACTAACTCAAGAAGGGAAATTTGAGTGGAACTGggcaagtatttttttattttttttttagggagcACAGTTTTTGCCAGAATGTAAagttttaaatgaatgaaactCTCTGTGAAGCTGGTATTTCAAATCTAGagaatactttttaaaaaacatgagaaagaatgTTGAAAATGtcaaagtacttttttttttctcataattttcatggagaaaagaaaccaaacttgTCAACTTTTCATCtccaaaaggtattttttatttaggaaCTTGttaggaatttatttatttattttcctattttttatttaggaaCTGACTTGAGctcttgaaaacaaaaggaaaagtttttcagaaggtgaaaaaataaaaaaaaattgttcagttGATCTGAAacaagttttcttgttttgccaTTTTGTTAAACTTatcttaaaaaaagagaaagtataTTAGGGTGAAGcagattgtttttttccatctttatcaccttaaaaaataattcattaaaattcattttaaaaaaatatccatagAGCCATAATCTTGGTAAGACAGTTCATTAGCTTTATTATAAAGTCACTGCTACAGAAAGCCACTAAATATCCATATCTGATTGAGCAGGATTCAAATTTCAGtagtaagaaaggaaaataagccATAAGTAACATAATCAATTGACTACATCTCAACAGAGGACAGGCTTTAATAAACTAAATCAGAATAAGCAAAAGGTGCAGacctttctgttccttttttatttttttcttgtttgatcTTGGCCATTCAGAGTATCCTTTCTATCCCTAGCTAATTATAGGAGTAGAAATTTTGCTCTGGAGTATTTTGTATCTGTCATCACAGCTGATGCATTGGGTATGATTCCTTTTTGGCATGTGAAACTCTGTCACAGACTGTACTTCTTTCCTTTTCGGGTCTTGGAGAGGAGAAAGCGTAACAGTGTGACACAAA carries:
- the METTL11B gene encoding alpha N-terminal protein methyltransferase 1B isoform X1 — translated: MTLPLPPRKDRSSREHQPQQLSTLPNKIFIMAYKAAHLAFKSRWHKTDEELCRHSMSFVLHKAIQNDFFKCYLYLLEKLPLVKLYALTSQVINGEMQFYARAKHFYREVPATEEGMMGDYIELSNTDVESSREFLRKFVGGVGKAGTSRALDCGSGIGRISKHVLLPVFQSVELVDMMENFLAEVPNYLQGKEDRVEMYYCKSLQEFTPAPRRYDVIWIQWVSGYLTDKDLLEFLIRCQDGLKDNGVIILKDNVAREGCTLDCLDSSVIRDLNILHSLIEMSGLTILQEERQEGFPEQCVPVWMLAMQKGHS
- the METTL11B gene encoding alpha N-terminal protein methyltransferase 1B isoform X2; translation: MQFYARAKHFYREVPATEEGMMGDYIELSNTDVESSREFLRKFVGGVGKAGTSRALDCGSGIGRISKHVLLPVFQSVELVDMMENFLAEVPNYLQGKEDRVEMYYCKSLQEFTPAPRRYDVIWIQWVSGYLTDKDLLEFLIRCQDGLKDNGVIILKDNVAREGCTLDCLDSSVIRDLNILHSLIEMSGLTILQEERQEGFPEQCVPVWMLAMQKGHS